Genomic window (Musa acuminata AAA Group cultivar baxijiao chromosome BXJ1-9, Cavendish_Baxijiao_AAA, whole genome shotgun sequence):
TGATTGTACTTCATAACCAAGGTACAAAGACACTTTGCAATTTTCCACTACACCAAGGTGTCACAAATAATCTGATAGTTCTCCAAATAATAGAACTGACATGAAAAGATATTCACAAGTGCAATTAGTTAAACATTAAAGGTGATAGATAAAAGATCAAGAAAGTATACGGTCAATTACTGACTTTCAACAGCAACAAGTATCAACAGGGCCTCAAGTTTTGACAGTTTGGATTGTGTTATCAATCTTTTACGTTTTAGATTTAGCTCAATCGAAGCCTACATTCTTCCCTTgccttaaagacaacatgaacttTCTCACAACTGGTTTCAGTTAATACATTCAGAgacccttcttcctcctccacattGTATACTAAGACTTGTCAAACCACACCACAGATGAGCTTCCTTAACCTACAAATGAAGATAAAAAAGAAGGATCATCCTCTCAGTGCCCTTGTTTCAGCTACTCAAGTTCTTTAGACGTGATATCCTCAGAAAGCTAAAAGCAGCATTTTGGCCCTTTCTAAATGAAGGATAAAGGGCTAACATTAAGCATGTTTGATGGTTGAGATGGGGAGAAGAATTACAAAGgttaaagaggaagaagaacagaTGGGAGGACAGGGTAAACCCTTTTTGTCTCTCAAGAAGAATCAACTAGTTAACCTAATATAGGGTTGAAAGTTTATCAGATAGCACCTGTATGATGCTTCTTTTATCTAATTGGAGCCACATATGGTCTCATAAATGTGCATCCGTTTAGAATTTTGCTACCCAAAATTTCCACATGGGGTCATATAAATGGTTGACTTCCATTCATTAATTGTCATTTGGATATACAGATAACACAAGGATTAAATGTACATGGAGAAATAACTTTATGTAAttgaatttcaaaataattttaggtaataatcaatattaaattatttatagttaTCCTTGTTTTCTTTTCCAACAAGTACCATCAACAGACTCACAATAGCAATTTATCTATTGTTGCTAACAAATTCAAATTCATACTATCTTCATCCATGTACAGCTTCAATTCAACAAAAAGCCATAGTGATCATACATCCGATTCCATCTTTGTCGACttacataaatattattaaaaaccaATATCCATTTGATAGTTGTAAatgaaatttatatccactaataaaatgtcaaaaaaatatGATTTTCAAAATTAATCCATGTTCAATTTGTTTCACAGCAAACCTTATTTCTCAGTGCAAGCAAAATTAcaagactgaaattgttagttttCAGAAACCCTTTTCTACAAATTGCAGATTGTTGGTTCTCAGGATCTAGATTATAGGAGATTGATGGACACAAAAAAACTGTATGTCCACCAGCAAAACCTCTCTAATGCCTAAACAATCTAGATCATAGGAGATTGATGGGAAAAAAGTTTCTCGGACAGTTCTCATAATTGGGCTTCGAATTTATAGCTTTGGATAAGGTGACCAAGAAGTAGAATCAAGTCAGTCCACACATTGAAGTTCATTGTGGTAAGAGCGCAATGAAGATCTGTTGGCCGGTGTCCAATGGTATTGACTGCAGTCAATCAACCCACCGCTTCAGTTACATTTCGACTTCTGACAGAATAACACAAGGGTCTGATAGTCATCACAAGGTTCACACATGCTGACTGTGGGCAGGTCACCAAGTGGCTGGATCTGGTTGGTGTTCCGTGTTTATCCATATTATAAAATGTGACCTGAATCTTGAAATGTGGTTTGAAATGAGTACATACAACAACTGCAAGGTCCATCTTCAACTGTGCAATCACCTTCCAGCCTTAAGACCAGGAAGACAATATTTATGGAGACCTTGTGATCTAACAAAAAAATGGAAACAGAATTCATAGACAAGATAACCACCCAAACAATCTCTAGATTGCTTAGGAAGTTACAATCTTGTTTTCATAAGCTTTTATCACCACAACATCACTTGTTTAACAATTTTTGACTTATATTAAATGCCTGTGTCCTAAATAAGCATTATTGGGGCAACAAATGAGATATATCCATTGATTAAAACTAAACACCAAttttttaatatagtattataGAGACCACATAGTATATATTAAAATTAGTATAAACTTGATGAATCAATGACAAGACATAAATCTGTTGAGCTCGTTAAATTTTCATTTAATCGTTTTTATAGAACACCAAATGCATCTTGAAACAACAATATAAAATTttgtttgaaatttttttaaatgataaacacttcaaatataataaatattaagcAGATAAGTTTTCCTTACAGTTTGATTAACAAAAGATAAGGATAAAAGTTGACAAGAAGAAACTAACCTTGAATTGCGCAAGTAGTCGTTAAAGTAGAGACGAGCAAAACTTTTCTGCACAAGCTGTTGTAACACATCAAGGAAAAAAGTTATTCAACAAGACCTGAAAATTTCTGTgatttgaagatatatatatGTGTTGTCAAAGAAGGAAAAACAGCTATACCTTGTTATAGGGAGAATGGAAAACAAAATAATCCGCATCAGAAATTGAGAATTGCTTTCCCTCAAACTTTTCAAACCTGATGACATGATCATGAATCAGTTTGAGTTTGGACCCAAGGAAATGCACATTATTGTTACAATCAGCCACAACTTACTTGCTGCAAAAACGTTTATAACAAGAATCAAGAGCCATGAGGTAGCATGTCTGTGATAGCTTTCCATCAACAACCTAGATGGGCATAATAAGAAAACCAACAAATGCATAGTATGAGAACCTTCTACATCCGAACCTACATCCCAATAAAAATGTTTAATACTCAACATTGAGAACCAACTGCAACTAAAAAATCATAACATAAATAAGGTTCATCAAGGCCTCAATAAATTTTAGCTTGGCTCATAACTTTTCATGATAACAACTAATATTTAGTCAGATTGCACATCATAGGAGGTACAAGTAGTCAAGAAATTTTTGGTAGATGTTATCCATGTCTACGGATTGAATATGCTGTAATTCCTATGATTTCAGGTGTCATGAATTTGCTATCTAAGTAAATTTGCACTCTCATTTACCTCAAAAATAATCTAGCAAGCAACGTCTCAAACACATTAACCTGGTCCATTCTGAATCTTGAACTAATTCAAGGAAACATAATTTACAATTGGAAGACCCTCAATATCAATTTGCAAACTCAGATACCAAGTTACATGTATGCATTACAAATTTACATAAGTTCCTCACAATAAAGACAACAACAGCTGCATGATATTTACATGAGCAAACATTGTCTGTAGCAAGGATAGTTAATTAGAAGTATACCACACCCAGAAAGGGCAGTACGTACTAGTCTGAATTCCTACCAAGAATAAAACTTCAGCTGAAACAAGCTGCACTATTATAATCAGTGCATCACAATTTCCTTGGTTCAGGGACAAAAACAAACCATACGAGGAACCAGCCTCGTGAACTGCCCAGTCCAGTGCTGCCGTGAAGTCCTTGTGGGTCCCAATCttatgcaacaaaagttgcaacagATCATCGTACCATGAATTTTATCACAATAGACTTGGGTTGCCAAAACAAAGAAGAGATTGAGAGAAGAGGTGCTTCTTTTTGTACCAATTGTAATCAGCTGCTACCAGCTGGTACACAAGGCATACCAGACCATAACCATCCCCTGCTGATTTGCAAGGGGGCTGGCATTGCAGTCTGGTAATGACACTTTTTATCACAATTGACCAACTTATCATGAATAAATACCGATAAGCCTAGGGAACCAAATATAGGAAGAAGACAAACAAAGAGGTGATTTTTTCCTTTctcacattttttttcttttctttttttctttataaaattGATTTTATCTGATACCAACTGGTACAGCAGCATACCAAACCATATGCATCCCCTACCAAGCCCTGAGGCAAGACCAGCATTGGGTCTGGTGCTGAGACTTCAATTATTTGTTTGTAGCCCCTGATTTTTCTGTCGAAAAGACCAACAATTTCAAGTTTTGACTGCATAAAGTTGAATATTTCTTTTGAAAGAGCTGGCAATGAGAACAATGAAGACATTgcagaaaaataaaaatccaaaggGCAAGTGTCCTTGTGTACAAGATAACAGCCTACAGGTAAATGGTCAAGTAGATAATCAACTTGGCTAAAGATGATAGGTAATAGAAATACTACTAAGTACTAAGACAAAAATATAACTCAATATCATTAAGACATCCACCAGCTGCTGTTATATCTTTAAGGATGTCCTTATTGTACCATCTCACAAGTGAGTTGATTGTTCAGCTAAAATGGCAGACATTAGTAGAGAGAGTTAAATCATACCTTATGTCTTGTACTCTAGTGATAAATGATTTGGCATAACAGAAAAACTAAAAATGAAAAGCACACAAAATAAAACATGGCCGGAGGCAGCAATTGCAAATTTTACTTGGTATCATATGCACCTCAGGGAAGAACCACAGAAACTGTCTACAAAGAAAATAAGAAAGCTCGGATCTGAAATATTAATCTTTAGATGAAAAAACCCAAAAGCTTTTGTTGATAATTTATGACGTCATTTGTGCAGAGTCACTTGTGAAGAAGAAATTAGAGAAATCTTATACTAAATTCACATAGTTTAAATAGAAGACAGGAGAAGAAAAAAATCAGAGTGGATGGTGACTAAACAGGATTAAGTGAGAAATAAAAGGAGGACGGAAAGGTAACAAACCGGGTATTCACTTGCGAGATTTGGCTTATAAAAATCATAAACATGAGTCATATGAGTTCCCCTGAATTTACTTTCaaaagaaattggagcatttGGTCCAATCAGCATTGCAATAGCAGCAGCACCCCCAGTAGGACGAGCTGGCCCTTCTGCATAAACCTAAAGGAAAAGAAGATCTAGTAAGTGTGGAACAATCTCCACACATCACGAAATATACTCCCAAAATAGATAATTGTGAAAGAATTTCAAATGAATTTAGTATTTAAAAGGACCAATATGATCATACCGCACTATCCGTACAAACAACTAGGCCATAGCGCCCATCCCATGAGCTACTTTCTACCCAGTTCACGCAGTTGAACAAAGCAGCTGTTCCACCATAGCATGCATTCGTTGAGTCAACTCCTTCAACATCAGTATTACCAGATTCCTGTATTTTCAAGTAAATATTTGGGAATCCAACAGCAAGTGAGGGAAAATTTTAAGCTAGACTGATTTaagcaaaaaaataaatgatatacCAGTAGATACAAAATGTAATCATCCGAGACCAGTTATCATTCTAGCCTAAGCAAATGCAAATGCTACAAATACATTGTCCAAGTTTTTCTGATCAATGTTGTTCATGCTTAGATATTAGCAGATTAAATAAGCCTGTCATACAGATGTAGAACATACCTCAAATATTTGCATTATCCAGGTCTTGATTGACTTGCTCTTGTCTATCACTGTCTCACTACCAACTTCCAGACGGCCAATTTGCTTTGGGTCAATCTGATATTTCTCTAAGAGAGAAGTAACGACTGTCAAGCTGAAAAGAACCCTTAATTAAAATTCCAATCTGAATATATTACACAGAAATCAGAAAACAGATTAATATGTTTTTCCTACAAAATTAGAGACATGATGTGTCATCTTTTACCAGTCAAGTGGTAAATATATTAAGAACCAGAACCGGGAGAGAAAGGAAGGCACAGCAATGATTTCAAAGAACATAATTGTAAGTAATAACAAAATCAAAGGaattaattccaccatatggaaaCAGCCACGATAACATGGAAAATGACATTTGAAAGGCGGAGAGGAGAAAAACCTAAAATATCACAAAATTATGAAGCTAAATAACTTATTAAGAAAAACAGAGATATGTATGTCAAGATAAGTGTATCATTCATTAGATGTATAAAAAGTTAAAGGTTACATATATGAAAGGTGAAAATATAGTACATAGCCTCCCTTATACATTAGAACATAATCAATAAACGAAAATATTCCAATCATTTTTCGATTCAACAGTGCCAGCATCCTTTCTTCTATTTCTTTGAGTGATGAAGATAATTCAATATCACCATGAAAGTGTAAATTTTTTATTTGCTCCTGTGTTTACACTTTTCAGCTCTGGATCCTACAAAGTGACCTATGATGTCAAAACTAACCTAAAACCTTCAGAGAACATGGTAGAAATGTTTCATCTTCGTCTTTTCTGTGGCTATGTCTTCTAGTACATAGACTTTCCAGGTAAACATTAGGTGCTCCCATCTCTGTCTAACAAGTGTTCGTATGTTAGTTGGTGGAAGAAGAACAGACCAGAGGGCCAGTTACCTCATAGAGATCACATCTTCCACTTCTGTGCAGAAGGCCATACATTCTTGGCCGAGACCTATGGTGTATTTCCCCTTACTCGCCCCATCATGAG
Coding sequences:
- the LOC103996621 gene encoding hydroxymethylglutaryl-CoA synthase, with the protein product MDSGKVKDVGILAMDIYFPSTCVQQEALEAHDGASKGKYTIGLGQECMAFCTEVEDVISMSLTVVTSLLEKYQIDPKQIGRLEVGSETVIDKSKSIKTWIMQIFEESGNTDVEGVDSTNACYGGTAALFNCVNWVESSSWDGRYGLVVCTDSAVYAEGPARPTGGAAAIAMLIGPNAPISFESKFRGTHMTHVYDFYKPNLASEYPVVDGKLSQTCYLMALDSCYKRFCSKFEKFEGKQFSISDADYFVFHSPYNKLVQKSFARLYFNDYLRNSSVVGKDAREKLEQFSNLTGDESYQSRELEKVSQQVSKPLYDAKIQPSTLLPKQIGNMYTASIYAAFASVIHNKYSTLMGQRIVMFSYGSGLSSTMFSFKLQDGQHPFNISNIATVLNVSEKLEKRHVISPENFVETLKLMEHRYGAKDFETSKDTSLLSPGTFYLVNVDSMYRRYYAKKGTEEATSAKSFSCKNSSLANGH